One region of Microbacterium sp. Root553 genomic DNA includes:
- a CDS encoding ROK family transcriptional regulator, translated as MGTRRGTNLPRMGDFNQSVILEGIRRSAAGLSRIELVDITGLSAQTVTNITRRLLDEGVIAEAGRTINGPGKPRVTLRLVAESRFSVGVHLDPAVITIVLLNLAGQVVGRRAQRTTDQNPQHIVATMAQTIDAVIDEAGIDRGLVAGVGVAAPGPLDAEKGTVLDPPKLAGWHRVPLRSGLAEATGLAVTIEKDTTAAAVGDLWTSRSTAGGSFVFIYLGTGIGASLVREGEVVAGASHNFGEIGHIMVDPDGPECACGGRGCVEVVCTPQAIVEQAVAAGVFDDEGADEAHDVDVRLTRLCERAKAGDAGAARVLRRSAGHLAVLISVLTNVLDVDRVVLGGPFWARLSTVYLREIPGPLRLRNATRSVRELPVEGTVVGDDGGAVGAACVVLDAMLTPRASDLYLGD; from the coding sequence ATGGGTACGCGCAGAGGGACCAACCTCCCCAGGATGGGGGACTTCAATCAGTCCGTGATCCTCGAGGGCATCCGTCGGTCTGCTGCGGGTCTGAGCCGGATCGAGCTCGTCGACATCACCGGCCTGTCGGCGCAGACCGTCACGAACATCACCCGTCGACTGCTCGATGAGGGCGTCATCGCCGAAGCCGGTCGCACGATCAACGGACCGGGCAAGCCCCGCGTCACGTTGCGCCTGGTCGCCGAGAGCCGCTTCTCGGTGGGCGTGCACCTCGATCCTGCGGTGATCACGATCGTGCTCCTGAATCTCGCGGGGCAGGTCGTCGGCCGGCGCGCGCAGCGGACGACGGATCAGAATCCTCAGCACATCGTCGCGACCATGGCGCAGACGATCGACGCCGTGATCGACGAGGCTGGAATCGACCGCGGCCTCGTCGCCGGGGTCGGCGTCGCGGCTCCCGGACCGCTCGATGCCGAGAAGGGCACCGTGCTCGACCCGCCGAAGCTCGCGGGATGGCACCGTGTGCCGCTGCGGTCGGGGCTCGCAGAGGCGACCGGCCTGGCCGTCACGATCGAGAAGGACACCACGGCGGCGGCCGTCGGAGACCTGTGGACGAGCAGATCGACGGCGGGGGGATCCTTCGTGTTCATCTACCTCGGCACCGGGATCGGTGCGTCTCTCGTCCGCGAGGGGGAGGTCGTCGCGGGCGCCTCCCACAACTTCGGGGAGATCGGCCACATCATGGTCGATCCCGACGGGCCCGAGTGCGCCTGCGGGGGTCGGGGGTGCGTCGAGGTGGTGTGCACGCCGCAGGCGATCGTCGAGCAGGCGGTGGCGGCGGGCGTCTTCGACGACGAGGGAGCGGACGAGGCGCATGACGTGGATGTACGTCTCACCCGGCTGTGCGAGCGTGCCAAAGCAGGCGACGCCGGCGCCGCGCGCGTGCTGCGCCGTTCCGCCGGGCATCTCGCGGTGCTGATCTCCGTTCTGACGAACGTGCTCGACGTCGACCGCGTGGTTCTGGGCGGGCCGTTCTGGGCGAGGCTGTCCACGGTGTATCTGCGAGAGATCCCCGGACCCCTTCGGCTGCGCAACGCCACGAGATCGGTCCGTGAGCTGCCGGTGGAGGGGACGGTCGTGGGAGACGACGGGGGCGCCGTGGGTGCGGCGTGCGTCGTTCTCGATGCGATGCTGACACCGCGCGCGTCGGACCTGTACCTCGGCGACTGA
- a CDS encoding acyl-CoA carboxylase subunit epsilon: MSDAQGADAGSDTQPTPAMQITRGAATEEELAALIAVVSDAYAQEAAGAVAEEPVVSAWSRTQRPLRTPLRRDIPWGRFAG, from the coding sequence GTGAGCGACGCGCAGGGGGCGGATGCCGGGTCGGACACGCAGCCGACGCCGGCGATGCAGATCACGCGCGGTGCCGCCACGGAGGAGGAGCTCGCCGCTCTCATCGCCGTGGTCAGCGACGCCTACGCGCAGGAGGCTGCGGGCGCCGTCGCAGAGGAACCCGTCGTATCGGCGTGGTCTCGCACACAGCGTCCGCTGCGCACACCGCTGCGACGCGACATCCCCTGGGGCCGCTTCGCGGGCTGA
- a CDS encoding acyl-CoA carboxylase subunit beta yields the protein MTDKPELSTTAGRIADLRARYNEAVVDAEKIAHDKQHAKGKMTARERIELLVDPGSFVEFDEYVRHRTTAFGMDKNRPYGDSVVTGVGTIHGRTVAVYSQDFTTFGGSLGEVSGDKIIKIMEFALSGGMPIIGILDSGGARIQEGVLALSKYGEIFRLNTRSSGVIPQISIIMGPAAGGAVYGPALTDFVIMVDKTSQMFVTGPDVIKTVTGEDVGMEELGGALTHNTRSGVAHYLAEDEDDAIDYARTLLGFLPDNNMAEIPGYESGFEWETTDADRSLNTIIPDSANQPYDIHTVIEHVVDAGDFIEVQPLFAPNIVIGFGRVEGRSVGIIANQPSQMAGTLNIEAGEKASRFVRFCDAFSIPIVTLVDVPGYLPGTDQEWTGVIRRGAKLIYAYAEATVPLVTVILRKAYGGAYIVMGSKQLGADVNLAWPTAEIAVMGGQGAVNILYRGEIKRAEEAGEDVAAVRTKLANEYTYSVTSPFLAAERGEIDGIIEPANTRVSIAKALRALRGKRAELPPKKHGNIPL from the coding sequence GTGACGGACAAGCCCGAACTCTCGACCACCGCCGGCAGAATCGCAGACCTCCGCGCTCGCTACAACGAAGCCGTTGTCGACGCGGAGAAGATCGCGCACGACAAGCAGCACGCCAAGGGCAAGATGACCGCCCGCGAGCGCATCGAACTGCTCGTGGACCCCGGGAGCTTCGTCGAGTTCGACGAGTACGTGCGCCACCGCACCACGGCCTTCGGGATGGACAAGAACCGCCCCTACGGCGACTCGGTCGTCACCGGCGTCGGCACGATCCACGGACGAACGGTCGCGGTCTACTCGCAGGACTTCACCACGTTCGGCGGCTCGCTCGGCGAGGTGTCGGGCGACAAGATCATCAAGATCATGGAGTTCGCGCTCTCGGGCGGCATGCCGATCATCGGCATCCTCGACTCCGGCGGCGCCCGGATCCAGGAGGGCGTGCTCGCCCTCAGCAAGTACGGCGAGATCTTCCGCCTGAACACCCGGTCCTCCGGTGTCATCCCGCAGATCTCCATCATCATGGGCCCGGCCGCAGGTGGAGCCGTGTACGGCCCCGCGCTCACCGACTTCGTGATCATGGTCGACAAGACCAGCCAGATGTTCGTCACCGGTCCCGATGTGATCAAGACGGTCACGGGCGAGGATGTCGGCATGGAGGAGCTCGGTGGAGCCCTCACCCACAACACCCGATCCGGCGTCGCGCACTACCTCGCGGAAGACGAGGACGACGCGATCGACTACGCACGGACGCTGCTCGGCTTCCTCCCCGACAACAACATGGCGGAGATCCCGGGGTACGAGAGCGGCTTCGAGTGGGAGACCACGGATGCCGATCGTTCGCTGAACACGATCATCCCCGACTCCGCCAATCAGCCGTACGACATCCACACGGTCATCGAGCACGTCGTCGACGCCGGGGACTTCATCGAGGTCCAGCCGCTGTTCGCCCCGAACATCGTGATCGGATTCGGACGCGTCGAAGGCCGCTCGGTGGGCATCATCGCGAACCAGCCGTCGCAGATGGCGGGAACCCTCAACATCGAAGCCGGCGAGAAGGCCAGCCGGTTCGTCCGCTTCTGCGACGCGTTCTCGATCCCGATCGTCACCCTCGTCGACGTTCCCGGGTATCTGCCCGGCACCGACCAGGAGTGGACCGGCGTGATCCGCCGCGGCGCGAAGCTCATCTATGCCTACGCCGAAGCGACCGTTCCGCTGGTGACGGTGATTCTGCGCAAGGCCTACGGCGGCGCGTACATCGTCATGGGCTCCAAGCAGCTCGGAGCCGATGTCAATCTCGCGTGGCCCACGGCCGAGATCGCCGTCATGGGCGGCCAGGGCGCGGTCAACATCCTCTACCGCGGTGAGATCAAGCGCGCCGAAGAAGCCGGCGAAGACGTCGCCGCGGTGCGCACCAAGCTCGCCAACGAGTACACGTACAGCGTGACGTCACCTTTCCTCGCCGCCGAGCGCGGCGAGATCGACGGCATCATCGAGCCGGCGAACACCCGCGTCTCGATCGCGAAGGCGCTTCGGGCGCTGCGCGGGAAGCGAGCGGAGCTTCCGCCCAAGAAGCACGGGAACATCCCGCTGTGA
- a CDS encoding phosphocholine cytidylyltransferase family protein — protein sequence MTLQTVILAAGMGSRLGRALPKPLTELSDGRTIMRQQHDNIRAAFGSDARITSVVGYRAETIIEAFPSVNYVHNERYDETNTSKSLLRALGATGKAGVLWMNGDVVFDPMILGRAAAFIERDQSFVTVNTSKVSDEEVKYTVTAEGFIDKLSKTVKGGLGEAVGINYISAANKKAFMRQLQRVEDQDYFERGLELAIAEDGLLLEPMDVSDLYAVEVDFAEDLERANLFV from the coding sequence GTGACTCTTCAGACCGTCATCCTCGCAGCCGGAATGGGCTCGCGCCTGGGCCGTGCGCTGCCCAAGCCGCTCACCGAGCTCAGCGACGGGCGCACCATCATGCGCCAGCAGCACGACAACATCCGCGCCGCCTTCGGTTCCGATGCCCGCATCACGTCCGTCGTCGGATACCGCGCCGAGACCATCATCGAGGCCTTCCCCAGCGTCAACTACGTGCACAACGAGCGCTACGACGAGACCAACACGTCCAAGAGCCTGCTGCGCGCCCTCGGCGCCACAGGCAAGGCCGGCGTTCTCTGGATGAACGGCGACGTCGTCTTCGACCCGATGATCCTCGGCCGCGCGGCGGCCTTCATCGAGCGCGACCAGTCCTTCGTCACGGTCAACACCTCGAAGGTCAGCGACGAGGAGGTGAAGTACACGGTCACGGCCGAGGGCTTCATCGACAAGCTGTCGAAGACCGTCAAGGGCGGCCTGGGCGAGGCCGTCGGCATCAACTACATCTCCGCCGCGAACAAGAAGGCGTTCATGCGCCAGCTGCAGCGGGTCGAGGACCAGGACTACTTCGAGCGCGGCCTCGAGCTCGCGATCGCCGAGGACGGGCTGCTCCTCGAGCCCATGGACGTCTCTGACCTGTACGCGGTCGAGGTCGACTTCGCCGAAGACCTCGAGCGGGCGAACCTGTTCGTCTGA
- a CDS encoding ABC transporter ATP-binding protein — MTASPDDPTDQAADAAPAPEKKTPARRTPTKKAPVKKAATPRTPAKAAAEKAAATIEVVAEPALRISPRPGEGAGSAAPVKKTAAAARTAAARNSAPRSSAPKTTAAKTAAAKTTASKTTAAKTAAAKATAAKTTAAKTAAAKAAAEKSAAAKTEARTAAARATAAKTAAARTAAAKAAAAKAAEAEAKAAEAEKAAAAEAQAAEARGSDARDVEAQGGEAQDGDAGALETHTLIDPAHDEAASIESAVSAPEAQEPEIVVAEETDAPAVEEPPVVEGSPAVEESPAVEEAPVEEVTDDAVRTDDEVTEVEAEAEAEQTVVEDDATAVAGVVAGGQPVGGPGAASASEAIRIRGLVKSFGDHTAVNGIDLTVPAGSFYGIVGPNGAGKTTTLSIVAGLLRSDRGEVVICGIDQAKKPLAAKRMMGVLPDRLRTFDRLTGRQLLYYYGLLRGLQSDVIEKRVGDLARAFDLGEALNRVVSDYSAGMTKKIMLAGAMIHSPRVLVLDEPFEAVDPVSSSVILDILRAYVAHGGTVILSSHGMDLVERVCSRVAIIVGGEVLAEGTVDEVRAGQSLEARFVELSGGIGEVEGLEWLHTFSD; from the coding sequence GTGACTGCTTCCCCCGACGACCCCACCGATCAGGCGGCTGACGCCGCCCCCGCGCCTGAGAAGAAGACGCCGGCTCGGAGGACTCCGACGAAGAAGGCTCCGGTGAAGAAGGCCGCGACTCCGCGGACGCCGGCGAAGGCGGCCGCCGAGAAGGCCGCCGCGACCATCGAGGTCGTCGCGGAGCCCGCTCTGCGGATCAGTCCGCGCCCCGGCGAGGGGGCAGGCTCCGCCGCGCCGGTGAAGAAGACCGCCGCCGCCGCGCGCACCGCCGCGGCCAGGAACTCCGCGCCTAGAAGCTCCGCGCCCAAGACCACGGCGGCCAAGACCGCAGCGGCCAAGACGACCGCATCCAAGACGACAGCGGCAAAGACTGCGGCAGCGAAGGCCACGGCGGCCAAGACGACCGCGGCGAAGACCGCAGCGGCCAAGGCGGCAGCGGAGAAGAGCGCGGCAGCGAAGACCGAGGCCCGCACGGCGGCAGCGCGTGCCACGGCGGCCAAGACGGCCGCCGCTCGGACGGCGGCGGCCAAGGCTGCTGCAGCGAAGGCTGCCGAAGCGGAGGCGAAGGCCGCGGAGGCGGAGAAGGCTGCCGCTGCCGAGGCCCAGGCTGCCGAGGCTCGGGGCAGCGACGCCCGGGATGTCGAAGCTCAGGGCGGCGAGGCTCAGGATGGCGACGCGGGCGCGCTCGAGACGCACACGCTGATCGACCCCGCACATGACGAGGCGGCGTCCATCGAGTCCGCGGTGAGCGCGCCGGAGGCGCAGGAGCCCGAGATCGTCGTCGCGGAAGAGACCGATGCGCCCGCAGTCGAGGAGCCTCCCGTGGTCGAGGGGTCTCCCGCAGTCGAGGAGTCTCCCGCGGTCGAGGAAGCCCCCGTCGAAGAAGTGACCGACGATGCGGTGCGCACCGATGACGAGGTCACCGAAGTCGAGGCCGAGGCAGAGGCCGAGCAGACCGTCGTCGAGGACGACGCGACCGCCGTCGCGGGCGTGGTCGCAGGCGGGCAGCCGGTCGGCGGCCCCGGAGCGGCATCCGCGAGCGAGGCGATACGCATCCGTGGGCTCGTCAAGAGCTTCGGCGACCACACGGCTGTCAACGGCATCGATCTGACCGTGCCCGCCGGATCGTTCTACGGGATCGTCGGCCCCAATGGTGCAGGCAAGACCACCACACTGTCGATCGTCGCGGGACTGCTGCGCTCCGATCGGGGCGAGGTGGTGATCTGCGGTATCGACCAGGCGAAGAAGCCGCTCGCGGCGAAGCGCATGATGGGCGTCCTCCCTGATCGCCTGCGGACCTTCGACCGACTGACCGGGCGTCAACTCCTCTACTACTACGGTCTGCTGCGGGGCCTCCAGTCCGACGTGATCGAGAAGCGCGTGGGAGACCTCGCGCGGGCCTTCGATCTGGGCGAAGCGCTCAACCGCGTCGTCTCCGACTACTCGGCGGGTATGACGAAGAAGATCATGCTCGCCGGTGCGATGATCCACTCGCCCCGTGTGCTGGTGCTCGACGAGCCGTTCGAAGCTGTCGATCCCGTGTCTTCGTCGGTGATCCTGGACATCCTGCGTGCGTACGTGGCACACGGCGGGACGGTGATCCTGTCCAGTCACGGCATGGACCTCGTGGAGCGCGTCTGCTCCCGCGTGGCGATCATCGTCGGAGGTGAGGTGCTCGCCGAGGGCACGGTCGACGAGGTGCGGGCGGGGCAGAGCCTCGAAGCGCGGTTCGTCGAGCTCTCCGGCGGCATCGGAGAGGTGGAGGGGCTCGAGTGGCTGCACACGTTCTCCGACTGA
- a CDS encoding DUF3039 domain-containing protein — MSTPLDSPDQGGVATLDRELEELLREENLEPGDHERFSHYVKKDKILESAITGKPVRALCGKKWTPGRDPEKFPICPTCKEIYESMVR; from the coding sequence ATGAGTACTCCGCTGGACAGCCCCGATCAGGGTGGCGTGGCAACGCTCGATCGCGAACTCGAAGAACTCCTCCGCGAGGAGAATCTCGAACCGGGAGACCACGAGCGCTTCTCGCACTACGTCAAGAAGGACAAGATCCTCGAGTCCGCGATCACCGGAAAGCCGGTACGCGCACTGTGCGGCAAGAAGTGGACCCCGGGCCGCGACCCCGAGAAGTTCCCGATCTGCCCCACGTGCAAGGAGATCTACGAATCGATGGTGCGCTGA
- a CDS encoding nicotinate phosphoribosyltransferase, producing the protein MTTSTALLTDRYELTMLAAALRDGTASRPSVFELFSRRLSGGRRFGVVAGTGRLLSLLREFRFEDDELRFLRDNDVVDADSLRYLEDYRFTGSIRGYREGELYFPGSPILTVEGSFADAVVLETLALSVLNHDSAVATAASRMSIAAGERPLAEMGSRRAAEQSAVAAARAAYIAGFGATSNLEAGRRWGIPTMGTAAHSWTLLHESEEEAFRSQIDSLGTATTLLVDTYDIRTGVETAIRVAGTGLGGVRIDSGDLPIVAAEVRAQLDELGATDTRITVTSDLDEYAIAALAASPVDAYGVGTSVVTGSGYPTASMVYKLVARQDPSGAWIGVAKASTDKASHGGRKAAFRTLVDGVATAETVVVSDGFEELGTPAQHPDGRALQTTFVERGEIDPSFEGPEGTTSARSHHLRVREELPVRALALSKSDPAIPTVFVDAG; encoded by the coding sequence ATGACGACGTCCACGGCGCTTCTGACCGATCGTTACGAGCTCACCATGCTCGCCGCCGCACTCCGCGACGGCACGGCCTCACGGCCCAGCGTGTTCGAGCTGTTCTCCCGCCGCCTGTCGGGCGGACGCCGCTTCGGCGTGGTCGCCGGTACGGGGCGTCTGCTCAGCCTGCTGCGCGAGTTCCGATTCGAGGACGACGAGCTGCGGTTCCTCCGCGACAACGACGTGGTCGACGCGGATTCGCTGCGCTACCTCGAGGACTACCGCTTCACCGGCTCCATCCGCGGCTACCGCGAGGGCGAGCTCTACTTCCCCGGATCGCCCATTCTGACGGTCGAGGGCAGCTTCGCCGATGCGGTGGTGCTCGAGACCCTGGCGCTCAGCGTCCTGAACCACGACTCGGCGGTCGCCACCGCCGCGTCCCGCATGAGCATCGCCGCCGGCGAGCGGCCGCTGGCGGAGATGGGCTCGCGCCGAGCCGCCGAGCAGTCGGCCGTCGCGGCCGCCAGGGCGGCGTACATCGCCGGTTTCGGCGCGACGAGCAACCTCGAGGCCGGGCGGCGCTGGGGGATCCCGACCATGGGGACCGCCGCGCACTCCTGGACGCTGCTGCACGAGAGCGAAGAGGAGGCGTTCCGCTCTCAGATCGACAGCCTCGGCACCGCGACGACACTGCTCGTGGACACCTATGACATCCGCACGGGCGTCGAGACCGCGATCCGAGTGGCTGGAACCGGCCTCGGCGGCGTGCGCATCGACTCCGGCGACCTGCCCATCGTCGCGGCCGAGGTGCGCGCGCAACTCGACGAGCTCGGTGCGACGGACACACGCATCACCGTCACGAGCGACCTCGATGAGTACGCGATCGCGGCCCTCGCCGCGTCACCGGTCGACGCCTACGGGGTCGGCACCTCGGTGGTGACAGGATCGGGCTACCCCACCGCCAGCATGGTCTACAAGCTGGTCGCTCGGCAGGATCCGAGCGGTGCCTGGATCGGAGTCGCGAAGGCCTCCACGGACAAGGCGTCGCACGGAGGGCGCAAGGCGGCGTTCCGCACTCTCGTCGACGGCGTCGCGACCGCGGAGACGGTGGTGGTGTCGGACGGCTTCGAGGAGCTCGGCACTCCCGCGCAGCATCCGGATGGCCGCGCGCTGCAGACGACGTTCGTCGAGCGCGGTGAGATCGATCCGTCGTTCGAGGGTCCCGAGGGCACGACGTCGGCCCGATCGCATCATCTGCGGGTGCGGGAGGAGCTTCCCGTGCGAGCGCTCGCGCTGAGCAAGTCCGACCCGGCGATCCCCACGGTCTTCGTCGACGCGGGGTGA
- the murI gene encoding glutamate racemase, which yields MNDAPIGIFDSGVGGLTVARAIRAQLPRESFVYIGDSAHSPYGPKPIADVRRYSLEVLDTLVDQGVKMLVIACNTASAAMLRDARERYDVPVVEVIGPAVRRAVSTTRNGRVGVIGTVGTIGSRAYQDMLEVNERLEVFTAACPRFVEFVEGGITGTPEVLATAEQYLAPLRDAGVDTLVLGCTHYPFLRGAISYVMGEGVTLVSSDDETAGDVYRQLVRGDLLASPDATASYVYEATGDSATEFTALANRLMGREVRDVQLVQTGVITLPGHAAGL from the coding sequence ATGAACGACGCCCCGATCGGAATCTTCGACTCCGGTGTCGGCGGACTCACGGTGGCCAGGGCCATCCGAGCCCAGCTGCCCCGGGAATCGTTCGTCTACATCGGTGACAGCGCGCACTCGCCCTACGGCCCGAAGCCCATCGCCGATGTGCGGCGCTACAGCCTCGAGGTTCTCGACACTCTCGTCGACCAGGGCGTCAAGATGCTCGTGATCGCCTGCAACACGGCATCCGCGGCCATGCTGCGGGACGCACGCGAACGCTACGACGTGCCCGTCGTCGAGGTGATCGGGCCCGCCGTGCGCCGGGCCGTGTCGACCACGCGCAACGGTCGGGTCGGTGTGATCGGCACGGTCGGGACCATCGGCTCCCGCGCCTACCAGGACATGCTCGAGGTGAACGAGCGTCTCGAGGTCTTCACCGCGGCATGCCCGCGCTTCGTCGAGTTCGTCGAAGGCGGCATCACCGGGACCCCCGAGGTGCTCGCCACCGCCGAGCAGTACCTCGCACCGCTGCGCGACGCCGGGGTCGACACGCTCGTACTCGGGTGCACGCACTACCCCTTCCTGCGCGGCGCGATCAGCTACGTGATGGGTGAGGGGGTCACGCTCGTCTCCAGCGACGACGAGACGGCGGGAGATGTCTACCGTCAGCTGGTTCGCGGAGATCTGCTCGCATCCCCCGACGCCACGGCGTCGTACGTGTACGAGGCGACCGGTGATTCCGCCACCGAGTTCACCGCGCTCGCCAACCGCCTGATGGGTCGCGAGGTGCGCGACGTGCAGCTCGTGCAGACCGGCGTCATCACCCTCCCGGGGCACGCCGCCGGGCTCTGA
- the rph gene encoding ribonuclease PH, with product MTSIVRADGRSTDQLREITIERGWSAHAEGSALISFGGTKVLCTASFTNGVPRWLTGKGKGWVTAEYSMLPRATNSRNDRESVKGRIGGRTHEISRLIGRALRAVVDTKALGENTIVIDCDVLQADGGTRTAAITGAYVALADAIEWGREKKFIGKNSTPLLDSVSAVSVGIIDGEPMLDLAYVEDVRAETDMNIVVTGRGLFVEVQGTAEGAPFDKRELDALLDLGVAGCADLKSEQLKALAG from the coding sequence ATGACCAGCATCGTCCGTGCCGACGGCCGTTCCACCGACCAGCTCCGCGAGATCACCATCGAGCGCGGATGGAGCGCCCACGCCGAGGGATCGGCACTGATCAGCTTCGGGGGGACGAAGGTGCTGTGCACCGCCTCGTTCACGAACGGGGTGCCGCGCTGGCTCACCGGCAAGGGCAAGGGGTGGGTCACCGCCGAGTACTCGATGCTTCCCCGCGCGACCAACAGCCGCAACGACCGCGAGAGCGTGAAGGGCCGGATCGGCGGACGCACGCACGAGATCTCACGCCTGATCGGCCGCGCGCTGCGTGCGGTCGTCGACACCAAGGCCCTGGGGGAGAACACGATCGTCATCGACTGCGACGTGCTCCAGGCCGACGGGGGAACGCGCACCGCCGCGATCACCGGCGCCTACGTCGCTCTCGCCGATGCGATCGAGTGGGGCCGTGAGAAGAAGTTCATCGGCAAGAACTCGACGCCGCTGCTGGACTCGGTCTCCGCCGTGTCCGTCGGGATCATCGACGGCGAGCCCATGCTCGATCTGGCATACGTCGAAGACGTCCGCGCCGAGACCGACATGAACATCGTGGTGACGGGTCGCGGCCTGTTCGTCGAGGTGCAGGGAACCGCCGAGGGTGCCCCCTTCGACAAGCGCGAACTGGATGCGCTGCTCGACCTGGGCGTCGCCGGCTGCGCCGACCTGAAGAGCGAGCAGCTGAAGGCGCTCGCGGGCTGA
- the rdgB gene encoding RdgB/HAM1 family non-canonical purine NTP pyrophosphatase, translating into MKVVLATHNPHKVDEFQQIVAVTRPDLEVIGYDGPEPIEDGVTFAENALIKARAASLHTGLAALADDSGICVDVLGGSPGVFSAYWAGQKKDAAANLALLLDQLQDIADPHRSAHFTSTIALVTPEGAEHVVVGNWPGRLATSAYGGGGFGYDPIFIPDGQPAGAERTVGDFTADEKQSQSHRARAFRELAPLLADL; encoded by the coding sequence ATGAAGGTCGTCCTCGCCACGCACAACCCGCACAAGGTCGACGAGTTCCAGCAGATCGTCGCGGTGACGCGTCCTGATCTGGAGGTCATCGGCTACGACGGTCCGGAGCCGATCGAAGACGGGGTGACCTTCGCGGAGAACGCGCTCATCAAGGCGCGCGCCGCCTCGCTGCACACGGGCCTCGCGGCTCTGGCCGACGACTCCGGCATCTGCGTCGACGTGCTCGGCGGGTCACCCGGTGTGTTCTCCGCCTACTGGGCGGGGCAGAAGAAGGATGCCGCGGCCAACCTCGCACTGCTGCTCGATCAGCTGCAGGACATCGCGGACCCGCACCGCAGCGCCCACTTCACCTCGACCATCGCGCTGGTGACCCCGGAGGGTGCCGAGCACGTGGTGGTCGGGAACTGGCCGGGGCGCCTCGCGACCTCGGCATACGGCGGCGGCGGGTTCGGCTACGACCCGATCTTCATCCCCGACGGACAGCCCGCAGGCGCTGAGCGCACCGTGGGAGATTTCACCGCCGACGAGAAGCAGTCGCAGTCTCATCGGGCGCGGGCCTTCCGCGAGCTGGCGCCACTCCTCGCCGACCTCTGA
- a CDS encoding dihydrofolate reductase family protein, with protein MRELTYYIGVTLDGFIAGPDDEVDFYPVTPAFAETLGTELADIQPAHVRAGRGGVDEPLTRFDTVVMGRRTYEPALQAGITDPYSQLRTVVFSSSLADPREANVEVVRTDPASRVRELKAEDGLGIYLAGGAMLAGVLLEEIDRLIVKKYPVIAGSGIPMARHPFAPTMFALDQVRAFDNGCIVLEYTRLR; from the coding sequence ATGCGAGAACTCACCTACTACATCGGCGTGACCCTCGACGGATTCATCGCGGGGCCTGACGACGAGGTCGACTTCTATCCCGTGACGCCGGCGTTCGCCGAGACGCTGGGAACGGAGCTCGCCGACATCCAGCCTGCGCATGTGCGAGCCGGTCGGGGAGGCGTCGACGAGCCGCTCACCCGGTTCGACACGGTCGTGATGGGTCGTCGCACCTACGAGCCCGCGCTGCAGGCCGGGATCACCGATCCGTACTCGCAGCTGCGGACCGTGGTGTTCAGCAGCTCGCTCGCGGACCCGAGGGAGGCGAATGTCGAGGTCGTCCGCACCGATCCGGCGTCGCGCGTACGTGAGCTCAAGGCGGAGGACGGGCTGGGGATCTACCTCGCCGGTGGGGCGATGCTCGCAGGAGTGCTGCTCGAGGAGATCGACCGCCTGATCGTCAAGAAATACCCGGTGATCGCCGGGTCCGGCATCCCGATGGCGAGACACCCGTTCGCCCCGACGATGTTCGCTCTCGACCAGGTGCGTGCCTTCGACAACGGCTGCATCGTGCTCGAATACACCCGCCTGCGCTGA